In the genome of Mercurialis annua linkage group LG8, ddMerAnnu1.2, whole genome shotgun sequence, the window CTTCCTTGCTTTACAGCTTGGCCTGAAGCCTGGACAGAAGGTTGAATGCTCTTATAGAAATAGATGAACTGACAGCTAAGGGATCCTTTTTCAATAGTTTGATTTCTTAACTTGACCTTTTATTTGTTAACTGCATTATAGGTGTTGGATGTTGGATGTGGAATTGGTGGACCACTAAGAGAAATTTCTCGTTTCAGGTCAGTGAACAAATCTTCTCTTTTCTCTGACATACTGTTAAAATCAGGAAAGTAATTTGAACTCCATACGTTATGATctgttattttatttagactAGTTAAAGTGCAGCATTgtgcaattttttttgaatcctCAGCTGATCATGTTCATAAGAGTTGTTTAGTAATGTGTttctttctgtttttatttctcAAGAATTAAATTAAGCTGCTGCTagcatgtttttttttgtataaatgTTGGATAATTTTTCTTGTTTCAAATTATCTGTCACATTAGAAAATCAAGGCTGTATATGAAAAACAAATCGTCCAAAATGACAGacaatattgtttttatacaagATAATAGcaattcattaaaaatgtgGAGTCATAACTTGTTCCATCCTACTTAATCTAACACAACTGCCAAGTTGTCATTTTAACTTGATCTCTTGTGTTTTATGAGAAGTGCATTTACAGAAGACTCTTAGCATAAATTTGGTTTTAATGGTCTTCTATTGCAGTTCGACATCAGTAACAGGGTTGAACAACAATGAATATCAGATAGCAAGAGGAAAGGTAGGTGCACGTGCATCTCTTTTTCATCATATGCTTAATAAAAAATACTGCACTTGTAGCAGTTAGAATTTTTGATCAGCGAATTGGATTTTAATATAAAGTTTCTTGCTCCACAGGAATTAAATCGCGTTGCAGGAGTGGATAAGACCTGTGATTTTGTGAAGGTTCTAACTGATTATCTCTTTTCCATTTCCTCGCCTTTCAGTTGTTAATGAATGATACTTACATTAAGATATTGGCATTGCATCATAAGCAAATATTTTAAGACATGGTAAGATCTTTTTACAATGAATGATCAATGTTCTGTCTTGATTGTGCAGGCCGACTTCATGAAAATGCCATTTCCTGCCAATAGTTTTGATGCTGTCTATGCAATTGAAGCTACTTGCCATGCACCAGATGCAGTATGTCTatagatattattataaaaactttGTTCTTCTGAACATTATTCCGTCTTTTATTCATTAAATGCCTTATTCTTATAAACTTGTCAGTCTCTATTTTTAAGGCTCTAAAATCTGCATTGTCATATCAAAAGAATCCTCTGGTTCTTCATTTCGGGCTgtgtttgtaaattttgattttgttctgAACAGTATGGAGTCTACAGTGAGATTTACAGAGTATTGAAGCCTGGGCAATCTTTTGTTGCATATGAATGGTGCATGACTGACAATTTTGATCCCAACAACCAAGAACATCAGAAAATTAAGGTTAGATATATTCCTGTTACTCAGTTTGCATTTCCttgtcaatttaattttagaagATATTTGTAAGTAAACCTTTCACTACTGCAGGCGGAGATTGAAATAGGTGATGGCCTTCCAGATATTAGGGTAACCGGACAATGCATTGAAGCTCTGAAAAAGGCTGGTTTCAATGTGAGTTAATGCCTTTCTTCCATTACTTTTTTATTTCTCGAAACAGCCTTGCATTATCTGTATTATGTTGGATATCTAGATCTGCCGAAAAATCTGCATGGCAGGAAGCCTCACGTTTTGACACATTCTTTTGTTAATGATAAATACTGTTTTCGCATTAAAGTGATCTTGTTTTGCTGTGAAGGTTATATGGTCCAGTGATTTGGCAGTAAGCTCACCCGTGCCATGGTACTTGCCTTTGAACGCAAGTCATTTTTCACTCACCGGTTTTAGGTTAACACCAATTGGAAAATTCTTTACTAGAAACATGGTAACGGCTTAAATATCCGTCTACTTttgattttctatttctttttgtttatcgACTTAAACATTAATATTCTCTGGTTATGCCTCAAAACAGTcaatttaataaacatttaatcTTGAACTCTTGTTCTGCCCTGCAGGTGAAGGTATTAGAATTTACAGGACTTGCTCCAAAGGGAAGTGAAAGAGTTCAAAATTTTCTTGAGAAGGCTGCAGATGGACTGGTTGAAGGTGGAAGGTGAGCTTCCTTTCCACTTTCTTTTTCCGTCTTTTTTCCTAGCTTTATATCCATAGTAGACTCTTCGCGTGCACTCAGCGTCATCAGTCTCGCTTAGTTTTGGGAAGCATGATGTAATGTAACCAGATGCATGCCATCATCCTTAATTAGGACTGAGCAAAAATCAAATTTCACTGTTTATACGAAGCAAATAGTTaaaatggttaattttttttgatttggatGTCAATGAGTAGAAAGTTTGGTTTTCAATTTTGCTTTTGCTTGGCTTGGCTTCTACCAATGGTTAACTAAATTaatgatatatattaatttagttaTCATATATAGTTTTGGACTAAACCTATATTAGTCGAAGTAAACCGAATCAAATcgaaaaacattataaaatattCGGTGtacagttttttttattttgtcccTTATGGAATAGTCTGGTTTTAAATTCTACTACATTAAACTAAACCGTGCACATCTTTAATCCGTCAATGCTTACTCCATTTATGTTGCTGTATCTTTCAGGAAGGAGATCTTCACACCAATGTTTTTCTTCTTAGCTCAAAAACCGCATTCAGAGAACCAGTAAGCCTCAAATCAAGTTAATTAGCATGGTGCTTTATTTAGTGAATCTTCCGGGCAGTCTCTACTGGGTCAATACGTATCTGATTACTAGAACAAAAATAGGCAGCTGCTTTAGTGCTTTTGTTTTTCGCATCTGTGTTTAATTTCTAGAGTTGGTTTTGTTTGAACCTTTCGCTATTTGCTTGATTAATTTAGTTCCGTCAAACAGCTTTCTCGTGTTGGTTTCTTAAGTAATCTAAAAAGATAATAGATTTCCTTTCCAAGTAGTTGGCATTTTTGTCTGGATTTTATGTAGGATCCTTTCCTTTATCTTGTAATGTTAAATATTTGTTAGCTTTCTCTTTTGTCTGCCATGTGCATGTGTCCTGGTCATTATTTCTAAGTTGTCCGTTttgtagtaaaaaaaattatctattttattttggaGATTCCTAATATTTTATGCTATGTTGCACATTAATTTATCTGAGTTTTACGTTTTAATGCTTAGAAATATTTGTGAAATTTTAGAAGTTTATATTTGTAAGGTTTGATTACTAAAAAATGTTTGATCTTAAGTAATATttgcaaattaatttttataagttcATGCATGACTTAAGTTTTtgcattttcatgcacaccCGGTCATATGAAGCTGATGTGACTAATCGCTATGTATTGCTATGCACTGTGTACACTTAGTCTCTTCTGATTAGTTACATTAGCTTCAGATGGTCGgtttgaaattgtaaaaaaatgaaaaaaaaatgcgtaaaattgcaaaagaaataaaaggttttgtttataatttatcaaaatttaaacacattgataaaattaaaaaaatttattaagagaaacattttttagtaattgatcCTTTTTGTAACTTacttttattaaaagaaaaaacattatTTT includes:
- the LOC126661270 gene encoding cycloartenol-C-24-methyltransferase, whose translation is MSKGGALDLASGVGGKIDKDDVLSAVDKYEKYHVYYGGAEEERKANYTDMVNKYYDLVTSFYEFGWGESFHFAHRFKGESLRESIKRHEHFLALQLGLKPGQKVLDVGCGIGGPLREISRFSSTSVTGLNNNEYQIARGKELNRVAGVDKTCDFVKADFMKMPFPANSFDAVYAIEATCHAPDAYGVYSEIYRVLKPGQSFVAYEWCMTDNFDPNNQEHQKIKAEIEIGDGLPDIRVTGQCIEALKKAGFNVIWSSDLAVSSPVPWYLPLNASHFSLTGFRLTPIGKFFTRNMVKVLEFTGLAPKGSERVQNFLEKAADGLVEGGRKEIFTPMFFFLAQKPHSENQ